Proteins found in one Betaproteobacteria bacterium genomic segment:
- a CDS encoding protein-L-isoaspartate(D-aspartate) O-methyltransferase — MVIEEYYGPLRRQMLRDIAADVKTLSASVGRDHLSARVMEVMTKVQRHHFVPIEVQAFAYANTPLPIGHGKTISQPFIVALMTDLLDLAPTDRVLEIGTGFGYQAAVLAELAGAVYTVEIIEALQVRAKKTLGQLGYKNIEFRLGNGSYGWPEKGPFDKIILTAAPELIPPPLLEQLKPAGRLVLPAGPPENQLLMLVERDAASRLTSRTILPVRFSRLEEEGPMKGHA, encoded by the coding sequence ATGGTAATTGAGGAATATTACGGACCCCTTCGGCGGCAGATGCTGCGCGACATAGCGGCGGACGTCAAGACACTGAGCGCCAGCGTGGGGCGAGACCACCTGTCCGCGCGGGTAATGGAGGTCATGACCAAGGTGCAGCGGCACCACTTCGTGCCCATCGAAGTGCAAGCTTTTGCCTACGCCAATACACCGCTGCCCATTGGCCATGGAAAAACCATTTCGCAACCTTTCATCGTGGCGCTCATGACCGATCTGCTGGACCTTGCTCCCACGGACCGGGTCCTGGAGATTGGGACTGGATTTGGCTATCAAGCCGCCGTTCTGGCCGAACTCGCGGGTGCCGTCTATACCGTGGAGATCATCGAGGCACTACAAGTCCGGGCGAAAAAAACCTTGGGGCAACTAGGGTACAAGAACATCGAGTTCCGGCTTGGGAATGGAAGTTATGGATGGCCGGAAAAAGGCCCCTTTGACAAAATCATTCTGACGGCCGCGCCAGAGCTGATTCCCCCGCCCTTGCTGGAGCAACTCAAACCCGCTGGCAGGCTCGTGCTGCCAGCGGGGCCTCCAGAGAACCAACTGTTGATGCTGGTGGAGCGCGACGCCGCCTCGCGCTTGACGAGCCGCACCATATTGCCCGTGCGCTTTTCGCGGTTGGAGGAGGAAGGTCCTATGAAGGGACATGCCTGA